A single genomic interval of bacterium harbors:
- a CDS encoding D-arabinose 5-phosphate isomerase, producing the protein MKSDAEITARGREVLAVEGEALARVAGRLDERFVAAVRLLYGCAGRVIVAGMGKSGHIANKIASTLSSTGTPAF; encoded by the coding sequence ATGAAGTCCGACGCGGAAATCACGGCCCGGGGGCGCGAGGTGCTGGCCGTCGAGGGCGAGGCGCTGGCCAGGGTCGCCGGGCGGCTGGACGAGCGCTTCGTCGCGGCGGTGCGCCTACTGTACGGCTGCGCCGGGCGGGTCATCGTGGCCGGGATGGGCAAGAGCGGGCACATTGCCAACAAGATAGCCTCCACCCTCTCCTCGACCGGCACGCCGGCCTTCTT